One genomic window of Ktedonobacteraceae bacterium includes the following:
- a CDS encoding TOMM precursor leader peptide-binding protein gives MLDLEQRTSIHFEISSTVSSSDEDLARIKQGLIERMNLWNDLELPASISDLTISLGLLGLEDFEAVTQPAPAWKGRITYPLRLFYDRLILGPLYIPTWPDNPCPHCIERRWYSNRPKEEQITLRYSPHFISHGHNPFLTPFVLDSIWAAMVKALRHVPTVPTNGEYAFYVLNLNTLSLARYHLLQDSSCPICATLTPDTPEAATIALSSCPKPDISTYRLVKAVEYDLPVSGLLNPLCGVLGPDVYADLKNTLSAPMTGVFHVRSRFASHEAWWSGHGNRYHQSLYLGFLEGIERYAGHSSHGKGIAVTDCYENLGSDALDPRECGVYEEILYREKFPLYVPFTPQLKIPWVWGYSFRQARPILVPEQLVYYLDYHIDRPAFVQECSNGCAVGSNLEEAIFHGLLELIERDAFMLTWYARLSPPKIDPRSCSSPETLFVLEGIEKLGYDLYLFDMRLDIPIPSILGVAKLRTPGLGNICLAAGAGFEPEDAVRGALCEIACFVPDFSQRVEKNLQAAREMMQDFSKIQELKHHSLLHGLPEMEVHDRFLFQNPVCRSLEESYRDWEDMRPHNQDLRDDVLFCIEKIMQLGMDVIVVDQTCPEQSRSGLCTVCVIVPGLLPVDFGWHKARVGRLPRLRTVPRAMGYRETDFELHMEDIIPHPFP, from the coding sequence TTGTTAGATCTGGAGCAGCGAACCAGCATCCACTTTGAAATTTCTTCGACTGTTTCTTCATCAGACGAGGACTTAGCGCGCATCAAGCAGGGATTGATCGAACGCATGAACCTTTGGAATGACCTGGAACTTCCTGCCAGTATCTCTGATCTGACCATTAGTCTGGGCCTGCTGGGGCTTGAAGATTTTGAAGCAGTTACACAGCCTGCTCCTGCATGGAAAGGAAGAATAACCTACCCGCTCAGGCTCTTTTATGACCGCCTGATACTTGGCCCGCTTTACATTCCAACATGGCCTGATAACCCCTGCCCGCACTGTATAGAGAGGCGCTGGTACAGCAATAGACCTAAAGAGGAGCAGATAACGCTCCGTTACTCGCCGCACTTCATCTCCCATGGGCATAATCCATTTTTGACGCCTTTCGTCTTAGACAGTATCTGGGCGGCAATGGTTAAAGCACTTCGTCATGTGCCAACTGTTCCCACAAATGGTGAATATGCTTTTTACGTCCTCAATCTAAACACACTCTCACTTGCCCGCTACCATTTGCTACAGGATTCCTCCTGTCCTATCTGTGCAACGCTCACCCCTGATACGCCTGAGGCAGCCACGATAGCATTATCTTCGTGCCCAAAACCCGATATTTCCACGTATCGCCTTGTCAAAGCGGTAGAGTATGATTTGCCTGTGTCAGGTTTACTTAATCCTCTCTGTGGTGTTCTTGGGCCAGATGTTTATGCCGACTTGAAAAACACGCTTTCGGCCCCAATGACAGGTGTTTTCCATGTGCGCAGCAGATTTGCCAGCCACGAAGCGTGGTGGAGCGGCCATGGAAACCGGTATCACCAGAGCTTATATCTGGGATTTTTAGAAGGAATAGAGCGTTATGCCGGGCATTCATCACATGGGAAAGGCATTGCTGTTACCGATTGCTATGAAAATCTCGGCTCTGATGCTCTTGACCCGCGTGAGTGTGGAGTGTATGAAGAAATCCTTTATCGAGAGAAGTTTCCGCTTTATGTGCCTTTCACACCGCAGTTGAAAATACCCTGGGTATGGGGATACTCTTTCCGGCAAGCCAGACCAATTCTCGTGCCGGAACAACTCGTCTATTACCTGGATTATCACATTGATCGTCCTGCCTTCGTTCAGGAATGCTCCAACGGATGTGCTGTGGGGAGTAATCTTGAAGAGGCTATTTTCCATGGGTTATTGGAACTTATCGAGCGCGATGCTTTTATGCTAACCTGGTACGCCAGGCTCTCGCCACCCAAAATTGATCCGCGCAGTTGTTCTAGCCCGGAGACCCTCTTTGTTCTTGAAGGTATTGAGAAGCTCGGCTATGATCTTTACCTGTTTGATATGCGCCTCGATATACCTATTCCTTCCATTTTGGGTGTCGCGAAACTCAGGACGCCAGGGCTGGGTAACATTTGTCTCGCTGCCGGAGCCGGTTTTGAGCCTGAAGATGCTGTGCGAGGCGCGCTCTGTGAAATCGCCTGCTTTGTTCCTGATTTCTCCCAAAGGGTAGAAAAAAATCTACAGGCCGCGCGCGAAATGATGCAGGACTTTTCTAAAATTCAGGAATTAAAACATCATTCATTGCTCCATGGCCTTCCCGAAATGGAAGTACATGACAGGTTCCTTTTCCAGAACCCGGTATGCCGCTCTTTAGAAGAAAGCTATCGTGATTGGGAAGATATGCGCCCGCACAACCAGGACCTGCGTGACGATGTGCTTTTCTGTATTGAGAAGATCATGCAGCTGGGGATGGACGTGATCGTCGTTGATCAGACCTGCCCAGAACAATCTCGTAGCGGGCTGTGCACTGTCTGTGTGATTGTACCCGGACTCCTACCCGTTGACTTTGGCTGGCACAAGGCACGTGTCGGGCGACTTCCGCGGCTTCGTACAGTTCCGCGTGCCATGGGCTATCGAGAAACTGATTTTGAACTCCATATGGAGGATATTATTCCTCATCCATTTCCATAA